One genomic window of Sporosarcina ureae includes the following:
- the fliE gene encoding flagellar hook-basal body complex protein FliE: MAIQSITGAMPAMSIQQPEVKAQKTPFEAQQNFSAMLNDAIHQVNQTQQVSDAMTTKLVKGEDVDLHNVMISAQKASIALNATMEMRNKVVEAYQEIIRMPV, encoded by the coding sequence ATGGCGATACAATCAATTACAGGTGCTATGCCTGCGATGTCAATCCAGCAACCGGAAGTGAAAGCACAAAAAACACCTTTCGAAGCTCAACAGAATTTCTCTGCAATGTTAAACGACGCGATTCACCAAGTAAACCAAACACAACAAGTCTCAGATGCTATGACGACAAAACTTGTTAAAGGTGAAGATGTTGACTTACATAATGTGATGATCTCGGCACAAAAAGCCAGTATTGCCTTAAATGCAACAATGGAAATGCGTAATAAAGTGGTAGAAGCATAC